Proteins from one Telopea speciosissima isolate NSW1024214 ecotype Mountain lineage chromosome 1, Tspe_v1, whole genome shotgun sequence genomic window:
- the LOC122648536 gene encoding cytochrome P450 94A2-like: MIQLKLEFFPSILLFVLPFLFLFIKTYSTYVSKKNSSVSSQNSKLPRVYPLVGSSFTIAANHERFNQWATELLQNSPNGNILLHRPLGHSQLLITNPSNVQHILKTQFYKYPKGDFFRDTLFDFLGDGIFNADDDNWKFQRQMSSHEFSTKSLRKFVETVVEDELSNRLLPLLSEAANKNTIFDLQDILQRFAFDNICKIAFGFDPECLSTSFPQPVSEFADAFEDATRLSSARFNSIFPPIYKLKRALNIGSEKRLREAISTVKDYATNLVRKKKQSSLKTEDLLSKFLSSGQSDERFVTDIVISFIVAGRDTTSAALTWFFWLISNNSHVEEEILKEIREKPEALDYDEVKHVVYIHASLCETMRLYPPVPIDSKFASTDDVLPDGTVVKKGMGVSYIPYAMGRTESIWGKDWPEFRPERWLEKEEDSEKWKFVGKDPYTYPVFQAGPRVCLGKEMAFLQMQRMVAGIMRQYRVVTAEKGFDPFFTSYLSSKMKGGFPVRVERRK, from the coding sequence ATGATACAACTCAAGCTTGAGTTCTTCCCTTCAATTCTCCTCTTTgttcttcccttcctcttcttattcatcaaaaCCTACTCAACCTATGTTTCAAAGAAGAACTCTTCAGTTTCATCTCAAAACAGCAAATTACCTAGAGTATATCCCTTGGTTGGCTCTTCCTTTACAATAGCTGCAAATCATGAGCGATTCAACCAATGGGCCACAGAGCTTCTTCAAAATTCTCCCAATGGAAACATTCTCCTTCATCGCCCTCTTGGCCATAGTCAGCTCTTAATCACTAATCCTTCCAATGTCCAACATATCCTTAAGACCCAATTCTACAAATACCCTAAAGGCGATTTCTTCCGTGACACCCTCTTCGATTTCCTCGGCGATGGCATCTTCAACGCAGATGATGATAACTGGAAGTTTCAGAGACAAATGTCAAGTCATGAATTCAGCACCAAATCTCTCCGGAAATTCGTCGAAACAGTTGTGGAAGACGAGCTCTCTAATCGTCTCCTTCCCCTGCTCTCTGAAGCTGCCAACAAAAACACAATTTTTGATCTACAAGACATCCTTCAAAGATTTGCATTTGATAACATTTGCAAAATTGCTTTTGGGTTCGATCCAGAATGCTTATCAACATCATTCCCACAACCCGTATCAGAATTTGCAGATGCATTTGAAGATGCAACTCGATTAAGCAGTGCGAGGTTTAATTCCATATTCCCACCAATTTATAAGCTTAAACGAGCACTTAATATTGGTTCAGAGAAACGTCTACGAGAAGCAATTTCAACAGTTAAAGATTACGCAACAAATCTCgtcagaaaaaagaaacaatctTCACTGAAAACAGAGGATCTTCTCTCCAAATTCTTGAGTTCTGGTCAATCGGATGAACGATTCGTCACAGATATTGTCATCAGCTTTATCGTAGCCGGTAGAGATACAACATCGGCAGCTTTGACATGGTTCTTTTGGTTAATTTCCAATAACTCTCATGTGGAAGAAGAGATTTTGAAGGAGATAAGGGAGAAACCAGAAGCACTTGATTATGATGAGGTGAAGCATGTTGTGTACATTCATGCATCGTTATGTGAGACCATGCGTTTGTATCCACCGGTCCCAATTGACAGCAAATTTGCTTCAACTGACGATGTTCTTCCAGATGGGACTGTTGTGAAGAAAGGAATGGGAGTTTCGTACATTCCTTATGCAATGGGGAGGACAGAGAGCATATGGGGTAAAGATTGGCCGGAATTTCGACCGGAGAGGTGGCTGGAGAAGGAGGAAGATTCTGAGAAGTGGAAGTTTGTGGGGAAGGATCCTTATACATACCCAGTGTTCCAAGCGGGGCCAAGGGTATGTTTAGGGAAGGAAATGGCGTTCTTGCAGATGCAGAGGATGGTTGCTGGAATTATGAGACAGTATCGGGTGGTGACGGCAGAGAAGGGTTTTGATCCATTTTTCACGTCTTACCTGTCCTCCAAAATGAAAGGTGGTTTTCCGGTTAGAGTTGAGCGGAGGAAGTAA